The following are encoded together in the uncultured Sphaerochaeta sp. genome:
- a CDS encoding GntR family transcriptional regulator has translation MAQIVRVTASEEIYQTLRDEILSLRFKPGEELNLQQLSVQLQVSRSPVRDALMRLSSDNLVDIYPQKGTRVSLINLKQVEEERFLRKSLEDHAVKKFIYVARDDHFKAMEAAIEEQAAYAIGDDFIKFLEADNTFHAIIFHAIGMQRIWNIILAQGGNHHRIRLLSFYQKNVLADIIEQHRLMLNALRHKQLDAILNLEDKHLSKLLQETELMVGRYPEYFKQERTYAPLQFQHQQTWRPS, from the coding sequence ATGGCACAAATAGTCCGTGTTACTGCATCTGAGGAAATCTATCAGACCCTTCGGGACGAAATTCTCTCCCTGCGCTTCAAGCCGGGAGAGGAGTTGAACCTGCAACAGCTCTCCGTGCAGTTGCAGGTCAGTCGCTCTCCTGTCAGGGATGCACTCATGAGATTGAGCTCTGACAATCTGGTTGATATCTATCCACAAAAAGGAACCCGAGTCTCCCTCATCAATCTGAAGCAGGTTGAAGAGGAACGTTTTTTGCGCAAAAGCCTTGAAGACCATGCAGTCAAGAAATTCATCTACGTGGCACGTGATGATCATTTCAAGGCTATGGAAGCTGCAATTGAAGAACAGGCAGCGTATGCAATTGGTGATGATTTCATCAAATTCCTTGAGGCTGACAACACCTTTCATGCAATCATCTTCCATGCCATTGGTATGCAACGCATCTGGAACATCATCCTCGCCCAAGGCGGAAACCACCATAGGATTCGTCTTCTCTCCTTTTATCAGAAAAATGTCCTTGCAGATATTATTGAGCAACACCGTCTGATGCTGAATGCACTCAGACACAAACAACTTGATGCCATCCTCAACCTTGAGGATAAACACCTTTCAAAACTTTTACAGGAAACTGAATTGATGGTTGGTCGATACCCTGAGTACTTCAAACAGGAGAGGACGTACGCTCCACTTCAGTTCCAACACCAACAAACCTGGAGGCCTTCATGA
- the uxuA gene encoding mannonate dehydratase produces MHMSLRWFGSKHDTVTLQQIRQIPGVEGVITTLYDIPAGQVWPIERIQELKKEVEAADLKVLGIESVNIHDAIKIGGADRDKYIANYIQTLENLGKEGITTVCYNFMPVFDWTRTELAKMRSDGSTVLAYDQKVVDGIDPQSFLDQTNNSSQGFEMPGWEPERLAKIKELMEAYKDVSDDILFENLVYFLKAIQPTCETYGIKMAIHPDDPAWPVFGLPRIITSKERILKVMKAVDAPFNGLTFCAGSFGTNPKNDLPGIIRSLPGRIHFAHIRNLHHFEEGVFEEAAHLSSDGSFDLYEIVKALYDIGFEGPARPDHGRMIWGEVAMPGYGLYDRALGASYILGLYEAIQKSDQRK; encoded by the coding sequence ATGCATATGTCACTTCGCTGGTTCGGATCAAAGCACGATACCGTTACCCTACAACAGATCCGTCAGATTCCAGGCGTTGAAGGGGTTATCACCACCCTCTACGATATTCCGGCTGGACAAGTATGGCCGATCGAAAGAATCCAGGAGCTCAAGAAAGAGGTAGAAGCTGCTGACTTGAAAGTACTCGGCATTGAGAGCGTCAATATTCATGACGCCATAAAAATCGGTGGGGCAGATCGCGACAAGTACATCGCAAACTACATCCAGACCCTTGAGAACCTCGGTAAGGAAGGAATTACCACCGTCTGTTACAACTTCATGCCAGTCTTCGACTGGACCAGGACTGAACTTGCCAAGATGAGAAGTGACGGAAGCACCGTATTGGCATATGACCAGAAAGTGGTGGATGGTATCGATCCACAGTCTTTCCTCGACCAAACGAACAATAGCTCCCAAGGCTTTGAAATGCCAGGCTGGGAACCAGAACGCCTTGCAAAGATCAAGGAACTGATGGAAGCGTACAAGGATGTTTCTGATGATATACTCTTCGAGAATCTTGTGTACTTCCTTAAAGCAATCCAGCCAACCTGTGAGACGTACGGTATAAAGATGGCAATCCATCCAGACGATCCAGCATGGCCTGTATTTGGCCTTCCTCGCATCATCACCAGCAAGGAAAGAATCCTAAAGGTCATGAAGGCTGTCGATGCACCATTTAACGGACTCACCTTCTGTGCAGGATCTTTTGGAACCAATCCAAAGAACGACCTTCCCGGTATCATCCGCTCACTGCCCGGAAGAATCCATTTTGCCCATATCAGAAACCTGCATCACTTTGAAGAGGGAGTTTTTGAAGAAGCTGCCCACCTCTCCAGCGATGGTTCCTTCGATCTCTATGAGATTGTAAAGGCACTTTATGACATAGGCTTCGAAGGACCAGCTCGTCCAGATCATGGAAGAATGATTTGGGGAGAAGTGGCAATGCCCGGCTATGGATTGTATGACCGTGCACTCGGTGCATCCTACATTCTCGGGCTTTACGAGGCTATTCAGAAAAGTGACCAGAGGAAATAG
- a CDS encoding glucosamine-6-phosphate deaminase codes for MRVTICEDKHDMGYQAAKLGITIIKEAIEKKGHAVISVATGLSQFSLYEHLAKADIDWSKVEAFGLAEYVDLPDTHSSSFRYYLNNRFVEKVTHLGAFYQINGDAENLEEEVKRLNALIKRKKVDVSFLGIGENGHIGFNDPPANFETDDPYIVVELEDRCRRQQVSEGWFPKIDEVPSKAITMSVRQILKAKHLICSVPDQRKARAVAMCLYDQIGVYAPCAALRTKKECTLFLDRTASMLVMGDRR; via the coding sequence ATGCGTGTAACCATTTGCGAAGACAAACATGACATGGGCTACCAGGCAGCAAAGCTTGGCATTACCATTATCAAGGAAGCAATTGAGAAGAAAGGCCATGCTGTCATCTCTGTCGCAACCGGTTTGAGTCAATTCTCCCTCTATGAACATCTTGCAAAAGCAGATATCGACTGGAGCAAGGTGGAGGCATTTGGCTTGGCTGAATATGTAGACCTACCAGACACCCACTCTTCCAGTTTCCGTTATTACCTGAACAATCGCTTCGTCGAGAAAGTGACCCACCTTGGTGCATTCTACCAGATCAACGGCGATGCAGAGAATTTGGAAGAAGAGGTCAAGAGATTGAACGCTCTCATCAAAAGAAAAAAAGTGGATGTCTCCTTCCTTGGTATTGGCGAGAACGGACACATCGGGTTCAACGATCCCCCTGCCAATTTTGAAACAGACGACCCATACATTGTAGTGGAGCTTGAGGACCGATGCAGAAGACAACAGGTAAGCGAAGGATGGTTCCCAAAGATTGATGAGGTTCCTTCAAAAGCCATCACCATGTCTGTAAGACAGATACTAAAAGCTAAACACCTTATCTGTTCCGTACCCGACCAAAGAAAAGCTCGTGCCGTTGCCATGTGTCTCTATGACCAAATAGGGGTCTACGCCCCTTGTGCTGCACTCAGAACAAAGAAAGAGTGCACACTGTTCCTAGACCGAACCGCGTCTATGTTGGTGATGGGCGACCGAAGATAG
- a CDS encoding UPF0158 family protein, with translation MDNEHVSYRLPVLSRDLLDSIIFAMEDQANFYFLDLKDEFLVREDEIQYLDDIDEKERENRFIPIPDWEPSDGFHLMEMFANRVRNPLYRSRLLAALQSGRGVFRKFKDTLSETPILERKWFSFRDEQLKRVVVSWYREQESLAQLLELSDEETELTEDILLEDFTFETLEGPVTEEIMNMVQSLVTELEAGSEEDRIASVVLMRHLELDELDHFYLAKAQDGSLAAFLSYTMLADYLVEVPLFGVKTEYRGLGLFRLLFDSFSRQMARFHYHKVVITLASGFLGMEKLFAPYGAKEVTKQLIIDTKSWNTTHPSSEEAFL, from the coding sequence ATGGATAATGAACATGTATCATATCGTTTGCCTGTTTTAAGTAGGGATCTCCTCGATTCCATCATCTTTGCGATGGAGGATCAAGCGAACTTTTACTTCCTTGACCTCAAGGATGAGTTCCTCGTGAGGGAGGATGAGATACAGTATCTCGATGATATTGATGAGAAAGAACGCGAGAACCGTTTCATCCCCATACCTGACTGGGAACCCTCGGATGGGTTCCATCTCATGGAAATGTTTGCAAACAGGGTAAGAAATCCTCTCTATCGGTCCCGTCTCCTTGCCGCCCTACAGAGTGGAAGAGGTGTCTTCAGAAAGTTCAAGGATACCCTCTCAGAGACGCCAATATTGGAACGAAAATGGTTCAGTTTCCGTGATGAACAACTCAAACGTGTGGTTGTCTCCTGGTACCGGGAACAGGAGAGCCTTGCCCAGCTACTTGAGTTGAGTGATGAAGAGACAGAACTCACCGAAGACATCTTGTTGGAGGACTTCACCTTTGAAACCCTTGAAGGACCGGTAACCGAAGAAATCATGAACATGGTCCAATCACTGGTCACAGAACTTGAGGCAGGCAGCGAAGAAGACCGCATTGCAAGCGTAGTTTTGATGCGTCATCTTGAACTCGACGAACTCGATCATTTCTACTTAGCCAAAGCACAAGACGGAAGTCTGGCAGCATTCCTTTCTTACACCATGCTTGCCGACTATCTCGTCGAAGTACCACTTTTTGGGGTCAAGACAGAGTATCGTGGGCTTGGCCTCTTTCGCCTCCTTTTTGATTCGTTCAGCCGTCAAATGGCCCGATTCCACTACCATAAGGTTGTGATCACCTTGGCATCCGGCTTCCTTGGAATGGAAAAACTCTTTGCCCCCTATGGAGCAAAGGAAGTTACTAAACAGCTCATTATTGATACAAAGAGTTGGAATACAACCCATCCAAGCTCAGAAGAAGCATTTCTCTAG
- the eno gene encoding phosphopyruvate hydratase, with translation MSIIEFIEAREILDSRGNPTVEVDVILEDGSMGRAAVPSGASTGVHEAVELRDGDKSRYLGKGVLKAVDNVNNIIAPELEGMDSLDQVAIDRAMIALDGTPNKAKLGANAILGVSMAVARAAADYLGLPLYKYLGAYHACTLPVPMANILNGGAHSDNKVDFQEFMVMPIGAASLREGLRMTAEVFHNLKSVLKGRKYNTSVGDEGGFAPDLQSNEEALEVIMEAIKAAGYTTGRDGDFMIALDPASSELYDEKTKTYTLRWSTGDKLTSAQMVDLWEDWANRYPIISIEDGMAEDDWEGWKLLTDRIGDRVQLVGDDLFVTNAERLKMGLEKGVGNSILIKVNQIGTLTETFEAIDLAKRNGYTSIVSHRSGETEDNFIADLVVALETGQIKTGSMSRSDRLAKYNQLLRIEDYLGDTAEYAGRDAFRVL, from the coding sequence ATGAGCATTATTGAATTTATCGAAGCCAGGGAAATCCTTGACTCACGTGGTAACCCCACCGTTGAAGTAGATGTCATTCTTGAGGATGGTTCCATGGGCCGTGCAGCAGTTCCTTCTGGTGCTTCCACCGGAGTCCACGAAGCTGTAGAGCTGCGTGATGGGGACAAGAGCCGCTATCTTGGTAAGGGCGTTTTGAAGGCTGTAGACAATGTCAACAACATCATTGCACCTGAACTTGAAGGTATGGATTCTCTTGACCAGGTTGCTATCGACCGCGCTATGATTGCTCTTGACGGTACTCCAAATAAGGCAAAGCTTGGTGCAAACGCAATTCTTGGTGTTTCCATGGCTGTTGCCCGTGCTGCTGCTGACTACCTTGGTCTGCCGCTGTACAAATATCTTGGTGCTTACCACGCTTGCACTCTTCCCGTTCCGATGGCAAACATCCTTAACGGTGGTGCACACAGCGATAACAAGGTTGACTTCCAGGAGTTCATGGTAATGCCGATCGGTGCTGCTTCCCTCCGCGAGGGACTTCGCATGACCGCAGAGGTATTCCACAACCTGAAATCAGTTCTGAAGGGACGCAAGTACAACACCTCTGTTGGTGATGAGGGTGGTTTCGCTCCCGACTTGCAGTCAAATGAAGAGGCTCTTGAGGTTATCATGGAAGCAATCAAGGCTGCTGGTTACACCACCGGTCGTGATGGGGACTTCATGATTGCTCTTGACCCAGCCAGCAGTGAGCTGTACGACGAGAAGACCAAGACCTATACCCTCAGATGGTCCACCGGAGACAAGCTCACCAGTGCACAGATGGTTGACCTCTGGGAAGACTGGGCAAACCGCTACCCGATCATTTCGATCGAAGATGGTATGGCCGAGGACGACTGGGAAGGTTGGAAGTTACTCACCGATCGTATCGGCGACCGTGTCCAGCTCGTTGGTGATGACTTGTTCGTAACCAATGCTGAGAGACTGAAGATGGGTCTTGAGAAGGGTGTTGGTAACTCCATCCTGATTAAGGTGAACCAGATTGGTACCCTCACAGAGACCTTCGAGGCTATTGACCTTGCAAAGCGCAACGGCTACACCTCAATCGTTTCCCACCGCTCTGGAGAGACCGAGGACAACTTCATTGCTGACCTCGTAGTTGCTCTTGAGACTGGACAGATCAAGACCGGTAGCATGAGCCGCTCTGACCGTCTTGCCAAGTACAACCAGCTTCTGCGCATCGAGGACTACCTTGGTGATACCGCTGAGTATGCTGGACGGGATGCTTTCCGCGTACTGTAA
- a CDS encoding LD-carboxypeptidase has product MIRKPKMLKRGDTVATVSLSWGGAGDPELIWRYEVGKQRLQDVFGLKVIEMTHTLSGSSFIADHPELRAQDLMDAFCSPSINGIFTCIGGNDSIRLMPYLDLDVIAQNPKVFLGYSDSTVTHLVCYKAGFSSFYGPSILAEFAENREIYPYTSEWVHKALFASHAPLEVEKPAYWTSEYVPWTEENRDTMKRLFPHEGYRVLQGDGVAEGPLLGGCIEVLLQCINTPLWPDFSGSLLFLESSEEASEPPQYREYLLQLAATGIFSQVRGILFGKPYQGLHEHAYEIILLEILRNLGLYSLVVATNLPFGHNEPMCLLPYGAQARFDCRKKTFTILERGVEP; this is encoded by the coding sequence ATGATCAGAAAACCAAAGATGCTGAAAAGGGGCGATACCGTTGCGACGGTGAGTCTGAGTTGGGGTGGAGCAGGGGATCCTGAGCTTATCTGGCGGTATGAGGTTGGAAAGCAGAGGCTTCAGGATGTATTTGGGCTCAAGGTGATTGAGATGACACATACGCTCAGCGGAAGCTCCTTCATTGCGGATCATCCAGAGCTCCGAGCACAGGACCTAATGGATGCGTTTTGCTCACCCTCAATCAATGGCATTTTTACGTGTATTGGGGGTAATGACAGTATCAGGCTGATGCCGTATCTGGACCTGGATGTCATCGCTCAGAACCCAAAGGTATTTCTTGGGTACTCGGACTCAACCGTTACCCACTTGGTTTGTTACAAAGCAGGATTCTCCTCGTTCTATGGTCCATCCATTCTGGCCGAGTTTGCTGAAAACAGGGAAATCTATCCCTATACTTCCGAGTGGGTCCACAAAGCACTCTTTGCTTCCCACGCCCCGCTGGAGGTTGAAAAACCTGCCTACTGGACGAGTGAGTATGTTCCTTGGACTGAAGAGAACAGAGATACCATGAAACGCCTTTTTCCTCATGAAGGATACCGTGTGCTTCAGGGTGACGGGGTGGCTGAAGGCCCTTTGCTTGGAGGTTGTATTGAAGTATTGCTGCAATGCATCAATACACCTCTCTGGCCTGACTTTTCAGGTTCCTTGCTGTTCTTGGAGAGTTCAGAGGAAGCATCAGAACCACCTCAATACAGAGAGTATTTATTGCAATTGGCAGCGACAGGGATATTCTCACAGGTTCGTGGCATTCTATTCGGAAAACCTTACCAAGGGCTTCATGAGCATGCCTATGAAATTATCCTATTGGAAATTCTTCGAAATCTAGGCTTGTATTCGCTGGTGGTGGCTACGAACCTGCCTTTCGGACACAACGAGCCGATGTGTCTCTTGCCCTATGGAGCCCAAGCACGTTTTGATTGCAGAAAGAAAACCTTTACCATTTTGGAGCGTGGTGTTGAGCCATGA
- a CDS encoding CPBP family intramembrane glutamic endopeptidase, with amino-acid sequence MEKPRRNLMPKNTEKGNSPSSLALAMVLSLLFWLILGPSFMTALGYFNIPYLKANAPFLAMALGIVVSWKLLLTTSPQTLITDHNTFRLTLFLKSMGAYLLVAILFLLLGLMIEPEAYTTSDASFLEHLMLIPLVLVLTPIQTSSEEVVFRVLPIRVVQGEKLRRGAMRNGLACVLSAILFTAPHLSNRELGSAENPTLVLMFYALFGGLVTALSIATGGFEPALAIHATNNLFVALICNYQGSSLPSLPLLTTTKAIGTSVDLLQLIIGLLMVFLVARKDIMAQHHAPKW; translated from the coding sequence ATGGAAAAACCAAGAAGAAACTTGATGCCCAAGAATACAGAAAAAGGAAATTCGCCCTCCAGCTTGGCACTGGCCATGGTTCTCAGCTTGCTCTTCTGGCTGATACTAGGCCCCTCTTTCATGACCGCGCTTGGGTATTTCAACATCCCCTACCTAAAGGCAAACGCTCCTTTCCTTGCCATGGCTTTGGGTATCGTAGTCTCATGGAAGCTGTTGCTTACCACGAGTCCACAAACATTGATCACCGACCACAATACATTTCGGCTTACCCTCTTTTTAAAAAGCATGGGAGCTTATCTTCTGGTGGCAATACTTTTTCTACTCCTTGGACTCATGATTGAACCTGAGGCATACACCACCAGTGACGCATCCTTTCTGGAACATCTGATGTTGATTCCCTTGGTCCTGGTCCTTACACCCATCCAGACCAGCAGTGAAGAAGTGGTATTCAGGGTACTTCCCATTCGGGTTGTACAAGGGGAAAAACTGAGAAGAGGGGCAATGAGAAATGGTCTTGCCTGTGTACTTTCTGCAATCCTGTTCACGGCTCCCCATCTCTCAAACAGGGAACTCGGAAGTGCAGAGAACCCAACGCTCGTCTTGATGTTCTACGCACTCTTCGGTGGCTTGGTTACTGCGTTGAGCATTGCCACTGGAGGATTCGAACCGGCCCTTGCAATCCACGCAACCAACAACCTCTTTGTTGCCCTTATCTGCAACTACCAGGGGTCCTCCCTCCCCAGCCTTCCGCTCCTGACCACCACCAAGGCAATCGGTACTTCCGTGGACCTCTTGCAGCTCATCATTGGGCTTTTAATGGTGTTTCTCGTGGCAAGGAAGGATATCATGGCTCAACACCACGCTCCAAAATGGTAA